The Seriola aureovittata isolate HTS-2021-v1 ecotype China chromosome 12, ASM2101889v1, whole genome shotgun sequence genome window below encodes:
- the dhx30 gene encoding ATP-dependent RNA helicase DHX30 has translation MALPGVLLVRLRGLSKIAKRVYTGGKTASNWSQEMRWYTTKAGRFEKPGASDFQTKRELLKEFPDPKTLLNNTISRSLGVSDLSHLIQYSYTEHVGVKKATVTLMWPCKIEEEGYASKRSDAEQLAAAAACLKLREMGVIGPNNQLPRKRAGQGSGGLHTPFYDNEDNSWRNYVRMSKAKADELKQYQSPVEDTSNVAEALSLFPQPKSLLGRVIQVATSTNRIRELMNFRTTGGKQKKCELTVLWPEKMKFTATASNRVTAEKKAAALACMKLKELELLDKNNNPLTHAKYNHEKVREAGERERRPLPLEIPNYLETRMREYLTQYPVAEEVQKLWEEKEAKGEQTVDQGEEKEEEDLVADAITGRPYKPLSKEEAQELSTYLQEEWEQANPVLGVKLPVDDYRQRVVSAVQSSRVVVIAGETGCGKTTRIPRFLLEDRVRGGEGANCNILVTQPRRISAVSVAHRVAHEMGPSLRNSVGHQVRLDSRPPEHSGGALLFLTVGILLRKLQSNPSLKGISHVVVDEVHERDINTDLLLVLLRSSLKENPDLRVVLMSATGDNQRLAQYFGGCPIVKVPGFMHPVKERFLEDVLREMGRPLPVQEREETDEQGRRVEATPDLDLVADVIEHIDRHGEPGAVLCFLPGWQDIKAVQEKLEGKPHFSSGSQMILPLHSSLSVADQQTVFQHTQKGQRKIVLTTNIAETSITIDDIVHVVDAGTHKEQNYDPRTKVSCLDTVWISRSNVTQRKGRAGRCQPGQSYHLFPRKQLESMTPFPIPEILRTPLESLVMQTKIHSRNCKAEDFLSQVLDSPEQEAVREAVRNLQEIGVLDGTETLTPLGERVACMSCDPRLGKVLVLSAMFRCVLPMLSIAACLTRDPFHNSLQNRALVNKAKEALSGSSYSDYLVFSRAVLGWRRVQHEGNREDRDEYLDTHTLSRTSLRFINGLISQFSENLHDAELVSRASECQHHASLYNEHSKQDELLKAVLLAGLYPNLIQVKKGVVTKEGRFRPNGVFFRTLGGPVLLHRSSVNRGGEDFPSRWLTFFYAVKSSGQVFIRDSSVVHPLALLLLTDCDIKETVRGDRLEVSFPGRSLVHFEVTLETWELLWELRTSIQTMLYRNLNSPNNAFTYSSQDGKLISLLVELLNNTHCNPSAQNYNSDSEVD, from the exons GTCACACTGATGTGGCCCTGCAAGATTGAAGAGGAAGGTTATGCCTCCAAGAGGAGTGATGCAGAACAgcttgctgcagctgctgcttgtctTAAGCTCAGA GAAATGGGTGTGATTGGTCCAAACAATCAGCTCCCCAGGAAGAGAGCTGGCCAAGGGAGTGGAGGGCTACATACACCCTTTTATGATAATGAGGACAACTCATGGAGAAATTATGTCCGCATGTCTAAAGCCAAAGCAGATGAACTCAAACAATACCAGTCCCCTGTAGAGGACACCTCCAATGTTGCTGAAgctctctccctgtttcctcaACCTAAATCTCTCCTGGGCAGGGTCATCCAGGTGGCCACATCAACGAACAGAATCAGG GAGCTAATGAATTTCCGAACCACTGGAGGGAAGCAAAAGAAATGTGAACTGACCGTGCTCTGGCCTGAGAAGATGAAGTTCACAGCTACAGCAAGTAACAGAGtgacagcagagaagaaagCTGCAGCTCTGGCCTGCATGAAATTGAAG GAGCTAGAGCTGctggataaaaacaacaatccGTTGACTCATGCCAAGTACAACCATGAAAAGGTGAgggaggcaggagagagggagagacgccCCCTCCCACTGGAAATCCCAAATTACCTGGAGACTCGTATGAGGGAGTATCTCACACAG TACCCGGTGGCAGAAGAAGTGCAGAAATTGTGGGAGGAGAAAGAAGCAAAAGGAGAGCAGACAGTAGACcaaggggaagaaaaagaagaggaggacttGGTGGCAGACGCCATCACAGGCAGACCATACAAACCTTTGTCAAAAGAGGAAGCTCAGGAGCTCAGTACCTACCTTCAGGAGGAATGGGAGCAGGCAAACCCTGTACTGGGTGTGAAACTCCCGGTTGATGACTACCGTCAGCGTGTGGTCTCGGCTGTGCAGTCTTCCAGGGTGGTGGTGATCGCCGGTGAAACTGGATGTGGCAAAACAACACGGATCCCCCGCTTCCTGCTGGAGGACCGTGTGAGGGGCGGAGAGGGGGCCAACTGCAACATCCTGGTGACCCAGCCCCGTCGGATCAGTGCCGTGTCAGTGGCCCATCGTGTTGCTCATGAGATGGGCCCATCCCTAAGAAACTCTGTGGGACATCAG GTGAGACTTGACAGCCGACCCCCTGAGCACAGTGGAGGAGCCTTGCTCTTCCTCACAGTGGGCATCCTGCTGAGGAAGCTGCAGTCGAACCCGTCCCTGAAAGGAATCAGTCACGTGGTGGTGGATGAGGTCCACGAGAGAGACATAAacacagacctgctgctggtcttaCTGCGCTCCAGCTTAAAAGAAAACCCCGACCTACGAGTGGTGCTTATGAGCGCTACTGGGGACAACCAGAGGCTGGCCCAATACTTTGGAGGCTGCCCAATCGTGAAGGTGCCAGGGTTCATGCACCCGGTGAAGGAGAGATTCTTGGAGGATGTGCTGAGAGAGATGGGACGCCCACTGCCAGTCcaagaaagagaggagacagacgAGCAG gGAAGAAGAGTTGAGGCAACACCCGATCTAGATTTAGTGGCTGACGTAATCGAGCACATTGACAGACATGGAGAACCAG GTGCAGTGCTGTGTTTTCTCCCTGGATGGCAGGACATCAAGGCAGTTCAGGAGAAACTGGAGGGGAAGCCCCACTTTTCCTCGGGCTCACAGATGATCCTGCCAT tgcaCTCTAGTTTATCAGTGGCTGACCAGCAGACTGTGTTCCAGCACACCCAAAAGGGCCAGAGGAAGATTGTGCTCACCACCAATATTGCTGAGACCTCCATCACCATAGATGACATTGTCCATGTGGTGGATGCTGGAACTCACAAAGAACAGAATTATGACCCACGGACAAAG GTGTCCTGTTTGGACACAGTTTGGATATCCCGCTCTAATGTCActcaaagaaaaggaagagCAGGGCGATGTCAGCCAGGACAGTCCTACCACCTGTTCCCACGAAAACAGCTGGAATCCATGACTCCATTTCCTATCCCTGAGATTCTGCGCACCCCGCTGGAGAGTTTAGTAATGCAGACCAAAATCCACAGTCGTAACTGCAAG gCTGAAGATTTCTTATCTCAAGTGTTGGACAGTCCAGAGCAAGAAGCTGTGAGAGAAGCTGTCCGAAATCTACAAGAAATAG GAGTTCTGGACGGGACAGAAACCCTGACGCCTTTAGGAGAGCGTGTTGCCTGTATGTCATGTGACCCTCGGCTGGGCAAAGTGCTGGTCCTGAGTGCCATGTTCAGGTGTGTTCTGCCCATGCTGTCTATAGCTGCCTGTCTGACCAGAGACCCCTTCCACAACAGCTTGCAGAACCGAGCACTAGTCAACAAG GCGAAAGAGGCGCTGAGCGGCTCCAGCTACAGTGACTATTTGGTGTTCAGTAGAGCTGTGTTAGGCTGGAGGAGAGTTCAGCACGAGGGcaacagagaggacagagatgaatatctggacacacacactttgtccaGGACCAGCCTTCGATTCATCAACG GTCTCATCTCTCAGTTCAGTGAGAACCTGCATGACGCTGAGCTGGTTTCTCGTGCCAGTGAGTGCCAGCATCACGCTTCTCTCTACAATGAACACAGCAAGCAGGATGAGCTGCTTAAAGCTGTGCTGCTGGCTGGACTCTATCCCAACCTCATTCAG gtGAAGAAAGGTGTGGTTACTAAAGAAGGGCGCTTTCGCCCCAACGGTGTGTTTTTCCGCACACTCGGTGGACCAGTGCTGCTTCACCGCTCCTCAGTGAACAG aggagGGGAAGACTTCCCTAGTCGCTGGCTGACATTCTTCTACGCTGTCAAGTCCAGCGGGCAAGTTTTCATCAGAGACTCTTCCGTGGTCCATCCGCTGGCCTTGCTGCTGCTCACAGACTGTGACATCAAAGAGACAG TGAGAGGAGACAGACTGGAAGTGTCATTTCCTGGTCGCTCTCTGGTCCACTTTGAGGTGACACTTGAGACGTGGGAGCTGCTGTGGGAGCTACGCACTTCCATTCAGACCATGCTGTACCGAAACCTCAACAGTCCCAACAACGCATTCACCTACTCCTCTCAAGACGGAAAGCTCATCTCTTTACTCGTAGAGCTGCTCAACAATACACACTGCAACCCTTCGGCTCAGAATTACAACAGCGACAGTGAGGTGGATTGA
- the LOC130179390 gene encoding alanine aminotransferase 2-like, whose protein sequence is MSVLQEISSNVRNMKQLEYAVLARRVNQIKEEVKQGVRKPYKEIIDVSWGDPHRAGLKPLSFVRQVLTACIYPQLISSNKLPADVRQRAQRLLGECAGGSVGSYTATAGIPELVHRVSDFIMRRDGGATSHPENIYISPGAQCALTNILNVLVNREASTRTGVLTPGPCYSIANLSIMELGAVIVPYYLNEEQGWELQVEELQRALESAKGVCNPVALYVINPGNPSGHVQSRKSMQEVIRFVSEKRLFLLADEVYQDCIYGEKSEFVSYKRALMEMGPPLSDTVELASFHSASKGLMGECGLRGGYVELVNLDRAVMKYIHNLFSKDSCAPVLGQLALDLMLNPPQPGDPSYPLYNAETQHIRNTMARNVKRACEVVNSLLGFYCQPVEGGAFAFPRVYLPPKAIQKAKEVGMKPDTYYCMRLLEETGLLVSPGSEYGQKEGTYHIRFCIITSEDIMEELLKRLSSFHTQFMKDFS, encoded by the exons ATGTCTGTTCTGCAAGAGATCAGTTCAAATGTGAGGAACATGAAGCAGTTAGAGTATGCAGTCCTGGCCAGACGAGTAAACCAGATCAAGGAAGAGGTCAAgcag GGAGTGAGAAAGCCCTATAAAGAAATTATAGATGTCTCCTGGGGTGACCCACACAGGGCAGGCTTGAAACCTCTGTCATTTGTCCGACAG GTTCTTACAGCATGTATTTACCCTCAGCTTATCAGCAGCAACAAACTGCCTGCGGACGTCAGACAGAGAGCTCAGAGGCTGCTGGGGGAATGTGCTGGAGGGAGTGTAG GTTCCTATACAGCTACAGCGGGTATACCAGAACTAGTCCACAGAGTCTCTGACTTCATAATGAGACGAGATGGTGGGGCCACGTCTCACCCTGAAAACATATACATCAGCCCAGGCGCACAATGCGCGCTCACG AATATTCTCAACGTGCTGGTGAACAGAGAGGCTTCAACCAGAACAGGTGTTTTAACTCCAGGGCCATGCTACAGCATTGCCAATCTGTCCATAATGGAACTGGGAGCGGTCATCGTCCCCTACTACCTGAATGAGGAGCAGGGCTGGGAGCTGCAGGTAGAGGAGCTACAACGAGCGCTGGAATCTGCAAAGGGAGTCTGTAACCCTGTTGCTCTGTATGTCATCAACCCTGGGAATCCATCAG GTCATGTTCAAAGCAGAAAATCGATGCAAGAGGTGATCCGGTTTGTTTCAGAGAAGAGGCTCTTCCTTCTGGCTGATGAG GTTTATCAGGACTGCATCTACGGGGAAAAGAGTGAGTTTGTCTCCTACAAGAGGGCGCTGATGGAGATGGGGCCTCCTCTTTCAGACACAGTGGAGCTGGCGTCCTTCCACTCAGCGTCCAAGGGCTTAATGGGAGA GTGTGGTCTGCGTGGTGGATATGTGGAGCTGGTAAATCTGGACCGCGCTGTCATGAAATACATCCACAATCTTTTCTCGAAAGACAGCTGTGCCCCCGTGTTGGGTCAGCTTGCCCTGGATCTGATGTTGAACCCTCCACAACCAGGAGATCCCTCATACCCTCTGTATAATGCG GAGACGCAACACATCAGGAACACGATGGCTCGTAATGTGAAGAGAGCCTGTGAGGTTGTGAACAGTCTCCTGGGTTTCTACTGCCAACCAGTGGAGGGAGGAGCATTTGCGTTCCCCAGAGTGTATCTTCCACCTAAAGCCATTCAGAAAGCCAAG GAAGTGGGAATGAAGCCAGATACATACTACTGTATGAGACTGCTAGAGGAGACTGGTCTGTTAGTCAGTCCTGGTTCTGAGTACGGGCAAAAGGAGGGCACCTACCACATCAG ATTTTGCATTATTACATCTGAAGACATCATGGAGGAATTACTGAAACGCCTGAGCAGCTTTCACACACAATTTATGAAGGATTTTTCTTAG